The following is a genomic window from Geminicoccus roseus DSM 18922.
CCGCCAGGTGCCGTCCGCCTGCCGGCAGGCGGAGCCGCGGCCGGTCTCCGGACGGCCGTCGACATAGATGGTCGTCTCGAAGTCCCGGCAGTCGCGGCCGTTCGTCTGGTAGGTGCGCACCGGCGTGGTGTAGCCGTAATTGCCGCTGTCCGGGTTGGTCCAGGAGGCTGGCGTGCCGGAGCGGTTGTATTCCAGGGCGTTGTTGGTGGCGTAGCCGGCATATTGCTGGTCGGCGCTGTCCAGGGAGGTGCCGATCGAGTTGCCGATCATCGCCCCCAGCAGGGTGCCCACGGCGGTGTAGACGAAGCCGCGGTCGCCGCTGGCGTTCTTGCCGATGGCCGCTCCCAGGAGGCCGCCACCCGCACCGCCCAGCACGGTGCCCATGGTCGCCTTCGGGTTGTCGGCGTAGAGATTGTAGCTGGGCCCGCTCGAGCAGGCGGCGAGCGAGCCGGCCAGTACGAGGGC
Proteins encoded in this region:
- a CDS encoding RT0821/Lpp0805 family surface protein; this encodes MRRTLAALVLAGSLAACSSGPSYNLYADNPKATMGTVLGGAGGGLLGAAIGKNASGDRGFVYTAVGTLLGAMIGNSIGTSLDSADQQYAGYATNNALEYNRSGTPASWTNPDSGNYGYTTPVRTYQTNGRDCRDFETTIYVDGRPETGRGSACRQADGTWRIMG